From a region of the Acinetobacter calcoaceticus genome:
- the ftsA gene encoding cell division protein FtsA, which produces MNEAVPSVVAIDIGTHKVSVLIGKIHAPDNIQVIGMATARNRGMNKGKIVSLDKVIAAIKNAVAEAENMAECRIHSAWVSIPSTELQSFYASGRTPVANPAHVITTNEVVRALELAKASHVTSDYYLASAVPLGFELGDSAEWVQNPINMTAHSMTGHYQLMMMPIATMQNLDRAMKGANIGVEKMVVSCLATAEASLLKDEKEYGVCLVDVGAGITNLAVYLDGRLALARTLQRGGEHVTRDIAAVLQTTTEEAERIKILYGCVDLSAVKPDHMIQVEGIDGPQTISRIELSEIIIARYEEIFSQIRDELEHSGAIHGLYHGVVLTGDACQIEGMVSLARRMLGVSAHLGNPPLQVYADDQHQASLRRSMYATAAGLLMFSQSELQEAVEEPEEANDRSVWERMVNGWNAFNSKLKAIF; this is translated from the coding sequence ATGAATGAAGCTGTTCCCTCAGTTGTTGCGATTGACATTGGGACGCATAAAGTTTCAGTTTTGATTGGAAAAATTCATGCGCCGGATAACATTCAAGTTATCGGTATGGCAACTGCTCGTAATCGAGGCATGAATAAAGGAAAAATTGTAAGCCTCGATAAAGTCATCGCTGCGATTAAAAATGCTGTTGCTGAAGCGGAAAATATGGCCGAATGTCGCATTCATAGCGCGTGGGTATCGATTCCGAGTACCGAGTTGCAAAGTTTTTATGCCTCTGGTCGTACACCAGTCGCTAATCCAGCACATGTTATTACAACAAATGAAGTCGTGCGCGCGTTAGAATTGGCAAAAGCAAGTCATGTGACTTCTGATTACTATTTAGCAAGTGCAGTGCCGTTGGGCTTTGAGTTGGGTGATTCTGCTGAATGGGTGCAGAATCCAATTAACATGACTGCCCATAGTATGACAGGACATTATCAGTTAATGATGATGCCGATTGCGACTATGCAAAACCTTGATCGCGCTATGAAAGGTGCAAATATCGGGGTTGAAAAAATGGTGGTATCTTGTCTGGCAACCGCTGAGGCAAGCTTGCTTAAAGATGAAAAAGAATATGGTGTTTGTCTAGTCGATGTTGGTGCAGGCATTACCAATCTTGCTGTTTATCTGGATGGGCGTCTGGCTCTGGCACGCACATTGCAGCGCGGTGGTGAACACGTTACACGTGATATTGCTGCTGTATTGCAAACCACGACAGAAGAAGCTGAACGCATTAAAATTCTATATGGTTGTGTCGATTTAAGTGCTGTTAAGCCAGATCACATGATTCAGGTGGAAGGAATTGATGGCCCTCAAACCATTAGTCGAATTGAGCTGTCAGAAATTATTATTGCCCGTTATGAAGAGATCTTTAGCCAGATTCGCGATGAACTCGAACACAGCGGCGCAATTCATGGTTTATACCATGGTGTAGTGTTGACAGGGGATGCTTGTCAAATCGAAGGTATGGTGAGTTTGGCTCGCCGTATGTTGGGGGTATCTGCACATTTAGGTAATCCACCGTTACAGGTTTATGCTGATGATCAGCATCAAGCCTCGTTACGTCGTTCGATGTATGCAACAGCAGCTGGTTTGCTCATGTTTAGCCAAAGTGAGTTGCAAGAAGCTGTTGAAGAGCCTGAAGAGGCAAATGACCGTTCGGTATGGGAGCGAATGGTAAATGGCTGGAATGCATTTAATAGCAAGCTAAAAGCCATTTTTTAG